The DNA region TTACactgaaagtttttaaaaatatttttccaatcaaatcaagtccaattcagagtctcaacaagttgagacatttccgatccaagctgacaagacagggtgtgcaaccctttaccctgtcctggggctgatctacatgagccaagctgattggagtaggcagaggtttcctcctccaaggcttgatcttatttgcatcttagccaaaaggctgagatgccacttttaaaaattgcttcatatgaaaataaagcttaaatgtaacctaatgacctcaaccaagcgcagcatctgcataactacacttgatcttagccaaaagaggCAGTACACTGAAAGTATTGAGTTTGAAACTACCAACTCTCTGTCAGTTGTGACCAAAGGTCTTTGAGctgaaaacatgaactctgttctctctcttcacagagaggctgccCTGATCCCACCACTCACAGTGCTTTTGACTGATCGGACATGGAATGCAGAAAGACCGCCTCATTAAAGAATTAGTAACTGCTTGGTTCTTGACAAAGAGTCTTTTAGTCTAGTTACATGATAAACTTCAGTTAATAGAGCATGCTCCTTAAATTAATCACAGTTAAACACCACAAACAGGCCACTTTTTTAGTGAATTGAATGAGAAAGACGATGATTTTGGGGCTCCCACCCGCCATCTCGGataacagtctcaggatatggggtggaccatttaggggaatgttcttcactcagaggatggtgaacctgtggaattctctcaaaCTAGAGTCTATGGAAGGCacgtcactgaatgtatttaagaaggaaatagatagatttctaaacTCTAAAAACGCAAAGAAAATGGGGAGAGCAGGGGAGTGTGACATTGagttagaggatcagccatgataatatgGAATGGCAGAACTGGTTTGAAGAGCCGAATGGGCTTCTCTAGCtccaattttctttgtttctatgaaaCATTGATTGCCATTGACAGATTGATGCAGTTGTCCCTTGCAATTGCGTGTTTCAGTTTGCACTCATTGTAATGGCTACATTCAGCTTCCCTCTTAAAAGTGACTATTGTCATTTGTGAAGTGAATTGTTACTGTTATATTCGTTGTTGAGTGGTGTGATGTACACTCAGTGTCTTGCTAATTGGAAGCAGTAATATTGTTCAGGAGTTTACATGCCATTCTATTTTATAACTCCACTTTGATTTCAGCTGCAGGGTGGAAACTTCAATATCAACTGTGCACATTCATGGCTAAAATGGTTCCAGCCTGATTAAACATAGACacaaagaaaataggaacaggagtagaccattcgtccctttgagcctgctccaccattcattatgatcatggctgatcatccaattcagtatcctgatcccactttccccacatatcctttgacccccccttcaccccaagaactATGTCTAACGCCTCCTTGAGAACATTCGATGTTTTGGCCTCGACTGCTTTCTgtagtagcgaattccacaggctcacctatCTGGGtgtggaaatttctcctcatctcagtcctagatAGTTTACTCGGTATccatagactgtgacccctggtctggacacccctaccatcgggaacaccctttctgcatctatcctgtccagtcctgttaggcATTTACAGGTTTCAATGTGATCtccgctcattcttctgaacttcggTGAAAGTAATcgtaactgactcaatctctctttatctgtcagcccccccatcccaggaatcagtctggcaaaccttctctgcactccctctggaacaagaacatccttcctcagataaggagaccaaaactacacacagtattccagctgcagcctcacaaaggcctgtataattgcattaagacatccctgctcctgcatttGAATCccctcgctatgaaagccaacataccatttgtcttttttactgcctgctgcacctgcatgcttaccgtccatgactggtgtacgaggacacccaggtctcgttgtacattcccctctcctaacttATGGCCATTCAGGTAATAAACTGCATTCCTGTTTCTGCTACCattgtggataacctcacatttctccacattgcaactgccatgtatttgccctctcgctcagcttgtccaaatcatactgattgcatcctcctcacagctcaccctccaaaATTAAATATAATTGGTtatattggaaacattctttgatTTCTCTAATCTTTTAACTTTTATGCAGTGATGTACCATGCCAGCCATCCATTTTCCAAGCCCAGCATCTCTTTCATATAATCGGGGCATTCCCATTTAATCCAGAGTAATGATTGAAATAGAACTGCATTGGCTCCAGCAATGTTGAACATACCTGACCATCCACTGAGCTGATTTcagaagaaaataaaacaaacaaacaGGAAACAACACTCGGAGACAGTGGTTTAACGCGGCAGATTCAGAAtgaacctatcagcagcaaatgcaggGAGGAACCAGCCTGTGATTGGATGCACAGCTTTTCCACATTTTCCAAacatggtggtggtgttcccgggaatctgctgctcttgtccttctagctggcagAGGTTTTGGGTTCGGAAGGTGCTgactaaagagccttggtgagttcatgAAGTGTACCTTGTAGCTGGtatacacagctgccactgtgcattgatgttggagggagtgaacgtttgTGGATGGGGTTAGTAATCCGGGTCCTGCTCCAGTAACAAAGCCATCATAAATTATGTCAAGACATCTCTATGCATTGTGTCAAGcgaaagatgatcatagaatatatcgagcctgcaccagtaacaatcccatcaggccctgtccggataacccaacatatttaccctgctagttcccctgacataaagcggcaatttagcatggccaatccaccgaactggattgtgggaggaaacccatgcacactggggagaacgtgcagacaccacacagataaaactcatgcagacaaggggagaacgtccaaactccacacaggacatcaaccaaggctggaattgaatccaggtccctcgcgttgtgaggctgcagtgctaaccactgtgctaccctgatgTTATCCTTCAATGTGCGGTATCACCTTTTGCTCCTCACTCATCTGCAGTTTTAGATTAACTTTGTGGTTCTTTCTGCGAATGAGAAATTCCAAACAGAAACTCGAGATTTATCAAGAAGAGACTATTTTTTATTATAAAGAGGAAAAATACCACTTTAGAATTAAACAATATCTTAAATTGAGGAACAATGTGGAATTGATTTAAAGACACTAAAATAACCTCTGACTCCACAAATCCATTCCAATATCTAGGAATACTGGCCTATCCCAGAATAAACCTGTAACAGATGTTTTGCATCTGTTCATATCCCAGTGTCCCAGATTGTGTTGTTGGAGATCTCCAGTTCACACTGTGTGATGTATTATACCATTACTACCCCCTGCCTGGGTGTGACCAGTGTGATGTGGCTACGGGATCCTGCTACTCCTGTTTCCTCACAGCGAGTGTGATTCCTGGGATTTGTAACATGGATTCTGTATCCGGGAGACCAGCAAAGCCTTTCCCAGTGGAATAAGCTGGAATGAAGAGTTCCAGGTTGGGTAGCCGGTGTGAGGGTccgagagttcacactgggacctcttcatcctgcacagtaacacacattGCGGTGTGGGGTCACAGCCCAAGAGCTCAGAGCAAGAAACACTCACCAATCACTGACCCAACGCACACAtctccaacatttattgcccacacttTCCCAGTGTTGTTCCCTGCTGTGCCTCACCGTTACTGTGTGAGATGTGGAATATTCTAAATCACCAGTTTAGGAATCTACTGTTCAATGACGCAGTTTCAGAGGAGCAGCATTTTTACCCTCATTCAATAATCCGGTATAGAAaaaagggaagagtttctcagagAATGTGTCAGTGAAAATGTGCAGAACGGACATATCATCAGCATTGTAAAAGCTCACCTGTCCCCCCTCATAGTCCAGGAAAACTCCGATGTTCCTGGGGTTTTCAGTCAGGGGGACAGAATGGCGATCAAAAGCTTCATATTCATTCCCATTTCTCTGCCGCACAGCCCAGTAACCACCTTTAGGGTCCAGTGTTATCTTTCCCTTCCTATTGGCTGACTTTCTGGCCACACCCAGTGCCCAGTCAGTCTTGTCTCCGACCCCCACCTCCCAGTAATGTTTCCCCGATGTGAATACCTCTGACCCCAGGACACATGGAACTGTGCCAAATCTCTCTGGATTATCAGGAACCTGTGCTGCTCGGTTACTGCACCTCACACTGGTCAGCTCCTCAGACAGGATGAGGTTACGATGCGCTGTGTTTGGGTCCAGGGTCAGTGAGGTTGGGACTGAGGGAATTCAAAAAGAGATCATGTTAAACATTTTAGACAGAGGAAGGGGCATGGACACAGATTAAAATCTCAGGTCAGTAACACTGCACTCAGCACACATTCCAGAATCTGCGTATCAGGAAGTACTTCCGTCTGCAATTAGATATAATACCAGACTCTAGTGTGGACAGCGAACAAATATTACAGACTGGGTACAGTGTTCTGAtgcccctttagagaaggaaatctgccatacttgCCTGGTGTGTCCTACATGTGATTACAGGTGTAGTGGCATCTTAACTGTTTTCTGAAATAgccgaacaagccactcagttcaaggtaaTGAAGGATGAGTATTAAGCaccggccttgccagtgacacccacatcccatgaaagaataaaaagaagttTTCCTGTCGGGAAGGAGGAGTTGATCAGCAGCACTGAAAATAAGGAACTCGCTGACATACAGAATAATGTTGTACAGTATTTACAATAGACAAAGAGATCCGCAAGTCAGTTATCCCAAGGAAAAATATTATTGAATCAGTGACAGGGACTCATCAAAAAAAACCCAGCTTAAGGAAAATAACAGTAATAAGAAAAGAATGGCACTAAAATGTGACACATCCCCAGAACCAGATTATATTCCAGCCCAAACATTTAggaattaggaaacatttctacacATGAGATGTGTCAGAATCTCGGACCTCACTTCTGcgttttggaattcagaagaatgagaggtgatctcattaaggggtttgacaggtaaatgctgagaggttgcttcCCCTGATGGGAgagactgagaccagagaggcgttgtctcagaataaaagggcaccaatttaagactgagatgaggaatttcttctctcagggggttgtgagtctttggaaccccttgccacagagagctgtgggagcagagtccttgtgtatgttGGCACAATggagagcactgctgcctcacagcaccagggacccaggttggattcaAGCCTTGCgtggagtatgcatgttctcccgCGTGGATTTCTTTTGagtgctccagtgtcctcccacagctaagatgtgcaggttagttgaattATCCATGCAAAATTTTCCCTGAGTGTCCCAAAATGTTTAGGTTAGGgtaattagctgggtaaatacgtggggttacagggataggctggGATGCCCttcgagagtcagtgcagattgaataggtcgaatggtctccttctgcactgtaggggtagggattctatagttaagGCTGATCCAGATTgattcttgatcagtaagggaataaaggtgtacagggaaagggcaggaaagtggacatgaagaatgttggatcagccgtgttcctattgaatggtggagcaggttcgagggctgaatggcctactccatggTCTTATATGGCAATTGATAAAAACTCATTTCTATATCGGAAAATGAGAGTGGTGTAATTTTTAAACATAGGTGTACACAGATATGGGACTGAGGCAGATCCAATTTGTACAGTTAGATCACAAATCAGCCACTGAAAGGCAAAACAGGCCTGAGGGTGCTAAATGGCCTTGCCCTGATCCTATATTATACGATCACTGCTCAGTTCTCTGGCTCagagaggaacacagtaagaagtctaacaacaccaggttaaagtccaacaggtttatttggtagcaaaagccacacaagccttcggagctgcaagccccttcttcaggtgagtgggaattctgttcacaaacagagcacataaagacacaaactcaatttacatgaataatggttggaatgcgaatacttacaactaatcaagtctttaagaaacaaaacaacatgagtggagagagcatcaagacaggctaaaaagatgtttattggctccagacaagacagccagtgacactctgtgggggttacaaatagtgggacatgaacccaatatcccggttgaggccatcctcgtgtgtgcggaacttggctatcagtttctgctcagcgactctgcgccgtcgtgtgtcacgaaggccgccttggagaacgcttacccgacgctgcgacaacggatgaatgaacaccgctcgacaatcaccaggcaagactgttctcttcctgttggggagcacttcagcggtcacgggcattcggcctctgatattcgggtaagcgttctccaaggcggccttcgcgacacacgacggcgcagagtcgctgagcagaaaccgatagccaagttctgcacacacgaggacggcctcaaccgggatattgggttcatgtcccactatttgtaacccccacagagtgtcactggctgtcttgtctggagacaatgcacatctttttagcctgtcttgatgctctctccactcatgttgttttgtttcttaaagacttgattagttgtaagtattcgcattccaaccattattcatgtaaattgagtttgtgtctttttatgctctgtttgtgaacggaattcccactcacctgaagaaggggcttgcagctccgaaagcttgtgtggcttttgctaccaaataaacctgttggactttaacctggtgttgttaaacttcttactgtgtttaccccagcccaatgccggcatctccacatcagagaggaACACCATTATCCAGGGCTCTCagtctgatccctgtccagtgagtcCTGGGACTGAGAGGAACACCATTATCCAGGGGTCTCAGTTGGATCATTTCCAGTGACTCCATGGAGAGTCTGAGTGATTGGATGTCAAATCTGATTCCCTCATGCCCAAATCGTTTAATCTAAGGTCCCACATCAACAACAGTCCCTCGAGTGAGGTCCCCAATAATCTGTCCTCAATAACAGGCAGCATCTTCAGGAGAGGGCTGGGGGAGGTGATGAgggcaggaaacagagggtgaaCACAAAGCTGTGGAGTTTCTTACCTGGAGAGATGATCTTTTTCATTTTCTTCCACACTGCGTAGAGTAACGGGCCTCGAAATCCCAAGTATCTCCTTCTTGGAAACTTCAATATCTCTCCATCTTCACCTCTCTCTGCATCTTCCCCATCCTCCCCTTTATCCAGGTAGCTGTGTGAATGGGATTGATTTAATCACTCTCTGCTGGATACAGACTGTGATCACAGTGTAAAACCCTGTGTGAGTTTAGATTAGATACTCACCTTTCTCTCAATCTTTGCAGTTCCTGTGGGACAGAGAATCAGAAACATTTTAATAAATACACACGCTGCTGTTTAGATTGTAATTTTCAACGATGTAGAATCAGTGATTTTAGTTAAATGTGAAGGGATCTGGATGGAGTTTTTACTCATGGCTTCCACTCATGTGGTACCACACCAGTTACCAACCCCCAGCCCAACCTTGCCCCATTGTGTCGACAGGGTTTCCTCAGCTGTAGAAGAGTTTGAAAGCACACTAATAGTTACATTTATTTCTGATCTCTATTTTCCAAGTAACTAAAGAGCTTCTATCCATGTCAAcatctgctgctatcagctgtGGACACTTCAATGCAGCATTCCTTTGATAGGGAGACAGCAGTTAACGTACCAGCTCCTGAACACTCGCAGCAGCTCAAATGTGAACAGAATAAGGCTCATTGTGATGTCCCCACAGTCAAATAGCCTCTAATTGCACAGTGTTTGAATTGGTGTCACCCATGGGACTGAAACCCAACATGTCACTGCTCTCAGCACTAGCACCCATGGGACTGAACCCCAACATGTCACTGCTCTCAGCACCAGCACCCATGGGACTGAACCCCAACATGTCACTGCTCCCAGCACCAGCACCCATGGGACTGAACAGCAGTGTCACTGCTCTCAGTCCAATTAGTTTATCCTCGTGTTTGTGCTCCACTCCACTCAAATCTCCTGCTGCATCTCTCTCACCCCATCAGCATGAGGTTCTAATTCTTTCCTAATTACGTATTTTTCTGACTGCCAGTTAGTGAACTGTTTCCCTCAATTGCTGCATGTGAGGGAAACTCCACATTCTAACCAGCCCCTGGGCAAACAATTCCTCACTAGAGTTATTAGTGATGGCTTATTTTTATGGCCCTTGGTGGTTCCTttccaagggttcaaatcccactcctggcaCCATGTTCCAAGTGCTGGATAAAATGATTTCTGCCCTCAAGTCTTTATAAACCAAGGAGGACATCAGAGGACACGTGATGATGTAAGACCAGTGGCAAGTCCCATTGCAAACAGGCATATCTCCAaatattaattttgttttttCCCGCAAAGAGAAACACTTTCTCCATCAACTATATTGAATCCATCACAATTTAAAAGACACACAGCatcccatctggtgtaggtacacccacagtgctgttagaaaaggagtttcaggattctgacccagggaCAGTGCAGGATAaggttccaggtcaggatggtgtgtggttcggAGGGCAGTTTACACATGGtgctgttctcatgcatctgctgcccttgtcctaggcgGTAGATTGCAGGTTAGGAAGGTGATATTGAGCCAATTGTTGCCCTGGAGCTGTGTGGAAGAGTCCAGGAGCTGCTCCACTGGCTGCTGTCTCTCTGTGGAAGATATGCTGTATTTAGGGGTAacatcactgtccccaactcAGAGCAGCACAGACTGGATTTCACCTACTTTTCAGGACAGGATAAAcctgggcaattttgcacattgtCAGCTAGACACCAGTGTTGCATTTATGCTGGTTAGAGTTGTGGCTATTCTGAGGGATCTATTGCTGGAAGACTGTCAGGGCCCAGAGCCTTTTCAGTATCTATCACCTTTAGCCATTCTTGATATCACACGGAGCAAATcgagttggctgaagactggcatctgtgatgctggagacatTCATAGGAGGACAAGATGGATCCTCCACTTGGCACATCTGGCTGAATAtggctgcgaatgcttcagtcttatcttttacactgatgtgctgggatcctgcatcattgaggatgggatatttgtgttGCATCGTGAGTGTTCAGACGTATTTCAGTATTTCCTGAGATTGTTACCTCACATCCACTGACTCTATATTCTTCTTAAAATGGGGAGACCAGAACATTGTGTGATTGAACCAAGATTCAATCAAGGTTCACAGCACTTTCTCAGCTTGTTAGTCAAGGTGGAAGTGAATGTACAAATGGCCACAACTTTCTCTGTCCTGTGTGTGGGTCTGAGAGTTTCTTTGTATTTATTcgggggatgtgggcgtcgccggctgggccagcatttattgcccatcactaattgtccgTGAACGGAATGGC from Mustelus asterias chromosome 8, sMusAst1.hap1.1, whole genome shotgun sequence includes:
- the LOC144496974 gene encoding zinc-binding protein A33-like, encoding MEKEKKNQSEFKQRQQREISELEQLTGSLEQDISTQFAEIHRYLEDKEKHLIKELRKQKEEDLRPMEENLRRIEEELASLEGKILNLCVDIEQQDSVSFLKELQRLRESYLDKGEDGEDAERGEDGEILKFPRRRYLGFRGPLLYAVWKKMKKIISPVPTSLTLDPNTAHRNLILSEELTSVRCSNRAAQVPDNPERFGTVPCVLGSEVFTSGKHYWEVGVGDKTDWALGVARKSANRKGKITLDPKGGYWAVRQRNGNEYEAFDRHSVPLTENPRNIGVFLDYEGGQVSFYNADDMSVLHIFTDTFSEKLFPFFYTGLLNEGKNAAPLKLRH